Proteins encoded within one genomic window of Ranitomeya variabilis isolate aRanVar5 chromosome 4, aRanVar5.hap1, whole genome shotgun sequence:
- the CNP gene encoding 2',3'-cyclic-nucleotide 3'-phosphodiesterase: MATSRQLFPGPRLLFQSFGLHNTLWQLTGGTCWKVGSILNRFIPETAKVLHHRMSSQASKDHPDSQKPPLLVDDHTVATIRDSKILVLLRGLPGSGKTTLARDIEQKYKDTSRLISADQYEIKPVLRSSGAADYSKLDDELSTCLDKREASVVILDDTHHDRERLEKLFDMANTYHFAVVVLEPKTPWRLDCAQLKDRNHWKLSLEELKNLRPTLEKELLPLYFGWFLAKRDEDFLRKTSHDFLEQLGNLKAFKKRLPAFGYEDKQKLDLLKHFAKSPNILHCTAKFCDYGKALGSEEYAQQEAVKKAYSKGYTLHISALFATPRTVGAQVELTADQLLVWPLDAEKEVMPRDNLPRGSRAHITLGTAAEVQDVQTGIDLLEFVKLQQSGRDGENLGELTGLVAGKVSYCDNAMWMLNLSRKIEVKSIYSGYYGKPGVNVPLRGSKKGMLNQCQIM, translated from the exons ATGGCCACCTCCCGGCAGCTCTTCCCTGGCCCGCGCTTGCTATTCCAGTCATTTGGACTTCACAACACCCTGTGGCAGCTGACAGGGGGCACCTGCTGGAAG GTTGGATCCATTTTGAATAGGTTTATACCAGAAACAGCCAAGGTTCTCCACCACAGGATGTCCTCACAAGCCTCTAAAGATCATCCAGACAGCCAGAAGCCCCCACTTCTAGTGGATGACCACACCGTGGCTACAATTAGAGATTCCAAAATATTAGTTCTTTTGAGGGGTCTTCCCGGGAGTGGTAAGACCACCCTAGCAAGAGATATTGAACAAAAATACAAGGACACCTCTCGACTGATCTCTGCTGACCAATATGAAATCAAGCCAGTGTTGAGGAGCTCTGGCGCAGCAGATTACTCTAAACTGGATGATGAGCTGTCAACTTGCTTAGATAAACGTGAAGCTAGTGTGGTCATCCTAGATGACACCCACCATGACCGGGAACGACTTGAAAAGCTCTTTGATATGGCCAACACCTATCATTTCGCCGTAGTTGTCCTGGAACCTAAGACACCATGGAGACTGGACTGTGCTCAGCTAAAAGACCGGAACCATTGGAAGCTATCATTGGAGGAGTTGAAGAACCTGAGGCCCACACTGGAGAAGGAGCTCCTGCCTCTGTACTTTGGTTGGTTCCTTGCAAAGAGGGATGAGGATTTCCTGAGAAAGACCAGCCATGATTTCTTGGAGCAGCTGGGAAACCTTAAGGCCTTCAAGAAGCGTCTGCCAGCAT TTGGCTATGAAGACAAGCAAAAATTGGATCTTCTGAAGCATTTTGCCAAATCTCCCAACATTCTACACTGCACTGCCAAAttctgtgattatgggaaggctttGGGGTCAGAAGAATATGCCCAACAAGAG GCCGTGAAGAAGGCTTACTCCAAGGGCTACACTCTGCACATCTCCGCTTTATTCGCCACCCCCAGAACAGTTGGAGCACAAGTAGAACTCACAGCAGACCAGCTGCTGGTATGGCCTCTAGATGCTGAGAAAGAAGTGATGCCCAGGGATAACTTACCTAGGGGAAGCCGTGCCCATATCACCCTGGGCACCGCAGCGGAGGTGCAGGATGTTCAAACTGGTATTGACCTTTTGGAGTTTGTCAAATTGCAGCAATCAGGGAGAGATGGGGAAAATTTGGGGGAGCTGACCGGACTGGTCGCTGGTAAAGTCTCTTACTGTGATAATGCTATGTGGATGCTGAACCTGTCTAGAAAGATTGAAGTGAAATCCATCTACTCAGGTTACTATGGGAAGCCTGGTGTTAACGTCCCTTTACGGGGCAGCAAAAAGGGTATGTTAAATCAATGTCAAATTATGTGA